The genomic stretch AACTCTAGTGGACGCTCCACAAACATTAGGTGATCCATCAGGCTCTGAACATCATAAGATTTATTGTCATGGGAAGCCCCTGGAAATTCGCCAGTACCATCCATTCCAAGCAACTGAAGGGCGGATCGGTGACGAACTCTATTGATGTATTTCATGGCCTCTTCTACATTTCCTTCTCCCTTCAACAATACCTCTGCATACATTAAGAAAACGTCTGCCAAACGGATGACTCTAACATTCACTCCTGAACGTAAATTGGGTACGATATCCTTTTCATTAGATACAGTTTCCCAGTTTGAATATTTTCTGAAATAGCCTGTCTCTTTGCTATTAAACAAAGTAGCTTCCGCTGTGGATGTGCCGTAATATTCCAAATCCGTATCATCCACCAATGCAATAGAATAGGAAGTTCTTAACGAATACTTTCTCAATCTTTTGGATCCATCTTCTTCCACCACGTAATTTCTGGGATCATTAACGTCCATAGGATCCTCCTTATAAGCCATTATCAACCAACAGCTTGGGTAGATTGACCTCCAGCCTCCAACAGGGCTTACAGCGAAATGGAGATTATTAGATACCTGTTCCTCAGCATATGGGGAAATTTCCGATTTAAATGCCAATGAGTAGTTGATTTCCAGAACACTCTCTTGATTAAGCTCATTAGTTGTAGTGAAATTATCACCAATACTCTCTGCCAATGAAAACCCATAGGCCGAATTATTTATGACATCCTCGAAATAGGTTTTGGCCTGCGCATAGTTTTCGTTATACAAATGGCTTTTCCCCAACACAGCAGCTGCAGAACCTGCTGTCACCCTTCCTCTATCAATATCCCTTGTCCAAGTAGCCGGCAGGTGCTGATGGGCATACTCTAAGTCTTCCAAGTAAAATGCTTCCACTTCTTCCTTTGGTCTTACAGGTTGATAAAACTCTTCTTCGTTTTGGGGCACGAAATCAAAAATCGGCACATTCCCTTCATTAAATCCCGTGGTCAAGTAGAAGTAAAACAGTCCCCTGAAAAACCGGGCTTGAGCCAAAATAATCGTTGCACTTTCCTGCCCTGTCTCATTTAGGGTGGGGATTAATTCCTCCGAAGCTTTGATCACTTGGTTGGCTCGAAATATTCCTTTGTAGAGAGCATCCCATTTGTTATTGGGTACACTTGAAGATTCGTTGAATTGCTGTAAGTAATATTGGTTACTGGTATTAGGCCTCCCCCAACCTGGCCAGGTCATATCGCTGCGGTTATATTCATCTGGAATAGACAGCACATTTTGGTTTTTAAATGCATTATAAACAGCTACCAGGCCCGCATCCAGATCACTCACTGTTTTCCAGAAGCTCTCCGTGGACATTTCATTCGGATTTACTTCTTCCAGGAAGTCACTACATCCGGTGCTCACTCCCATAATAGGAAGCGCACAAATCATCAATTTATATAGGTTATTTCTAAGTTTCATAGCTAGTGTAATTAAAAATCAAACTGAATTCCTGCTCTATACTGGGCCGAAATCGGATAATTGCCTTTATCAATTCCCCTGGTATTTAATCCATCGTTGCCCACCTCTGGATCAAATCCCTCATAGGAGGTGATAGTTAAAGGGTTCTGGGCAGCCACGTACACCCGTAAATTCCTAATTCCGATTTTATTGGTTACTTCCAATGGAATGGTATAGCCCAGCGCTACATTCCGTAGTCTGATAAAGCTGCCGTCCTCTATCCAATAATCTGTGTACCCCCTGTAATTCTCATGATCTCTTCCCCTGTGTGCAGGTATGGTTGAAGTAGGGTTTTGCGGGGACCACTGATAGAGGATATCCATATGAGTTCCTTGTTTATAAGCATATGCTTTGCTGCCATTGATGATTTCTCCACCAAAAGCACCGTACCATTGCATAGAAAAATCAAACCCTTTATAATCCGCATTCAGGTTTAAACCCAACTCAAAATCTGGCATACCACTACCGGCATAAACTCGATCATCATTGTTGATAATCCCATCTCCAGAGTCTGGAATTCCATCTCCATTCGTATCGACTGTTAGTGCATCTACATATTTTAGGTCACCCAATTTAGCTGTGGGCATGAGTTTACGGTATTCCTCAAGCTCTTCCTGTGTAGTGACTAAACCATCCGTCTTTAGCACAAAAAATGCCCCTGCCTCGTAACCTTCCTTCAGTACAGTCACCAAATCCTCATTGGGTAAACCATTGGTCACAGTACTTCCCGATAAATAGGCAACTTTATTGGCGCCGCTCATCTTAGTAATTTTGTTCGTATTACTGCCGTAGGTAAGTCCTGCCGACCAGGAGAATTTTCCGGTGTGGCGATAATTGGCGGTAAATTCCATACCCCGGTTATTCATATTTCCCACATTTAGAACTACAGTAGCATTACTACCTGCTCCAGTGGTAGGAGGAAGAAGTAATGGGAAAAGCATGTCTTTCTTATTGGTATTATAAAAATCCCCTGACAAAGTGAACTTATTCTCAAAGAAAGCGAGATCAAAACCCAAGTTGGTCTGTTCTGTAGTTTCCCATTTCACA from Algoriphagus sp. NG3 encodes the following:
- a CDS encoding RagB/SusD family nutrient uptake outer membrane protein, which produces MKLRNNLYKLMICALPIMGVSTGCSDFLEEVNPNEMSTESFWKTVSDLDAGLVAVYNAFKNQNVLSIPDEYNRSDMTWPGWGRPNTSNQYYLQQFNESSSVPNNKWDALYKGIFRANQVIKASEELIPTLNETGQESATIILAQARFFRGLFYFYLTTGFNEGNVPIFDFVPQNEEEFYQPVRPKEEVEAFYLEDLEYAHQHLPATWTRDIDRGRVTAGSAAAVLGKSHLYNENYAQAKTYFEDVINNSAYGFSLAESIGDNFTTTNELNQESVLEINYSLAFKSEISPYAEEQVSNNLHFAVSPVGGWRSIYPSCWLIMAYKEDPMDVNDPRNYVVEEDGSKRLRKYSLRTSYSIALVDDTDLEYYGTSTAEATLFNSKETGYFRKYSNWETVSNEKDIVPNLRSGVNVRVIRLADVFLMYAEVLLKGEGNVEEAMKYINRVRHRSALQLLGMDGTGEFPGASHDNKSYDVQSLMDHLMFVERPLELALEGNAIRTIDLRRWGITKNRFEDLSQRKYYTAHYEFTNSKGQKLTRWASILTKEQQPGDVLIDYQQAASNFIASEHAYWPIPNSEIVANPQIGGED